Proteins encoded in a region of the Lepeophtheirus salmonis chromosome 6, UVic_Lsal_1.4, whole genome shotgun sequence genome:
- the LOC121121017 gene encoding uncharacterized protein, whose protein sequence is MTEYWKSQAKKFCQYCKVWITDNKASVGFHEGGKKHQMAVQTRLKDIRRKGMEDLRNSRDEAAMLRQMEEDALNTYRMKDLDSNSDITASIFNKRRAEMRENRRISEEAAAEGFNDEMSKAEIAALNAAANSDSIGPSIGPQSGPNVIRRMEAPRSGTKWHKSESSKGPKKWYEALMDDDSGTKYYWHVETQESRWDKPPEGYLSIQEQHDINRKAEAKTLHRNASILASQSIHGKGEIVSYSDVSTTSYQEPQTYDPYGGWQNVQPKPTVPTSKIDYQCPQAKAPIQSSVTLHSERDRYSFKEKTVSTLYEDNTELPESHVQKSKISFRKRKIDSVDKKRNMRQRDDNL, encoded by the exons at GACTGAGTATTGGAAGTCTCAAGCAAAAAAGTTTTGTCAATACTGCAAAGTATGGATCACGGACAACAAAGCC agtGTGGGATTCCATGAGGGCGGAAAGAAACATCAAATGGCCGTTCAAACTCGTTTGAAGGACATTCGTAGAAAGGGTATGGAGGACTTGAGGAATTCTCGAGATGAGGCAGCCATGCTTCGGCAAATGGAAGAAGATGCTTTGAACACTTATAGAATGAAGGACTTAGACTCCAACTCCGATATAACTGCTTCTATTTTCAACAAACGCCGTGCAGAGATGAGGGAAAATAGAAGAATCAGTGAAGAGGCTGCAGCTGAAGGATTTAATGATGAAATGTCCAAAGCAGAAATTGCTGCATTGAATGCAGCTGCTAACTCAGATTCCATCGGACCTTCCATTG GTCCTCAGTCAGGTCCTAACGTTATACGAAGGATGGAAGCTCCTAGATCAGGTACAAAATGGCATAAATCTGAAAGTTCCAAGGGTCCAAAGAAATGGTACGAAGCCTTAATGGATGATGATTCAGGAACAAAGTACTATTGGCATGTTGAGACCCAAGAATCACGATGGGACAAACCTCCAGAAGGATATTTGTCTATACAGGAACAACATGATATTAATCGTAAGGCAGAAGCGAAGACACTTCATCGGAATGCTTCTATACTTGCCTCACAATCCATTCATGGAAAGGGCGAAATAGTTTCATACTCTGATGTATCTACGACTTCTTATCAAGAACCACAAACGTATGATCCCTACGGAGGGTGGCAGAACGTACAGCCCAA ACCCACTGTTCCCACATCAAAAATAGATTATCAATGTCCTCAAGCAAAGGCTCCAATTCAATCTTCAGTTACTCTTCATTCTGAAAGGGATCGTTACagctttaaagaaaaaactgtcTCAACATTATACGAAGATAATACTGAATTACCTGAATCTCATgtccaaaaatccaaaatttcctTCAGAAAACGCAAAATCGATTCGGTAGATAAGAAGCGAAACATGCGTCAAAGAGATGACAATTTGTAG